Within Bdellovibrio bacteriovorus HD100, the genomic segment AGCTTCCTGCTATTCTTGTCGGGCTCTCTCCTTCTCTCCGACGTGCTTGGAGCACGCCTCCGTTTCGGAGAGAACCCTCCGCCTTGCATTCGAGCCCTTTTGAGCGACCTTGGTTTTGGGGTGGCTTTGGGGGACTGGCTCAAAAGCTCGCCTTTGGCGGGCTTTTTTGCGTTTTGGGAGAGAGTGTTCGTAAGTTTTTTATTGAGGATACTTAGATGGAAATAAATAGATTAGCCGATCGAAGTTTTCGTCAGTTGACGTCGTCGAAGACGGGTGAGGAGTTTTCCTTGTCGGCGGTGATCTCAGGTGCTTTGGGGGCTCAGGGGCTTTTTATTTCTCATGAGATATTGGAGCCTGGGAAGTCTTCATCGGCGCCTCACTTTCATAACGGCACGGATGAAGTGGTTTTCGTTACCAAAGGCAGTGTCGTTGCCAAGGAAGGTTCCGAAGAGCTGATCTTGCTGGTCGGTGACAGTGCTTGCTTTAAGGCTCAAAGTGGGTTGCCACATTTTATTTCTAATCAATCCAGTGAGGTGGCCGAGTTTGTTCTGATTCGTTCTCGTCTTGACCAATCCGATGTCGTTTATGGCTAAAAGGCCCGTTGCGCAAGTTGTGCAACGAGCCCTTTCGTTAGTCTAATCCCAATTTGGCGGCGATGCGGCCGCCATAATCCGGATCGCATCTCTTGAAGTGTTCTATGTTTTTGGTTTGCAGGTCCTCTGAAATGGTTTTCATCGTGCCTGCGATGTTGGATGTTAAACGGTCTTTTTCTTCTTCGCTGAGCATTCGATACAAATTTCCGGCCTGCGTGAAGTCGTCATTGTCTTTGTGGGAGTCATGACGATCCAGAGTGCCTGACAAATTCAAGGCAGGGTCTTTGAAGCTTTCGTTCTGTACCGGACCGCCAAAACCATTGGGTTCATAGTTGTCCTGTCTTCCTCCGTTGCCGTCGAATCTCATGCTGCCATCGCGGTGATAACTGTTTACTTCCGAGTGCGGGCGATTCACTGGCAGGTACTGATAGTTTACCCCCAGGCGATAGCGTTGGGCATCCGGATAGGCGAACAGTCGTCCTTGCAGCATCTTATCCGGTGAAAAACCCACGCCCGGTGGGACGTTGCTTGGTGAAAAGGCGGCTTGTTCGACTTCAGCAAAATAGTTTTCCGGATTTCTGTTCAGCTCAAGAATCCCGACATCCAACAGTGGGAATTCGCTGTGTGGCCACACCTTGGTAAGATCAAACGGATCAAACCGGAATTGTTCGGCCTGACGTTCAGTCATAATTTGAACCTTCAAAGCCCAGCGTGGGAATTCCTTTCTTTCAATCGCCTCGAATAGATCGCGACCGGCATAATCCGGATCAGTTCCCGCCAGTTCGACGGCTTTGGCGACAGGAAGATTTTTGATCCCTTGCATGGATTTGAAGTGGAACTTCACCCACACGCGTTCGTTTTTATCATTGATAAAGCTGAACGTGTGGCTACCGTAGCCATTCATAAAGCGATAGCCATCTGGGATTCCGCGATCACTGAATAAGATCGTGATCTGGTGCAAAGCTTCAGGAGCTTTGGACCAGTAATCCCACATACGCACCGGGTTTTTATATCCTGTTTGCGGATCGCGTTTCTGCGAGTGGATGAAGTCCGGGAACTTCAAGGGATCTCGTTCAAAGAAGACCGGCGTGTTGTTGCCCACGATGTCCCAGTTGCCTTCTTCGGTATAGAACTTTAAGGCAAAGCCGCGCGGGTCGCGCTCGGTATCTGCGGAACCTTTTTCTCCTGCGACAGTTGAAAAGCGCAGGAAGGCTTCGGTCTTTTTGCCGATCTTTGAAAAGATCGCCGCTTTGGTGAAGCGCGTGATGTCATGAGTGACGGTGAAGGTGCCATAGGCGCCAGAGCCCTTGGCATGAACCACGCGCTCTGGAATGCGCTCGCGGTTGAAGTGCGCGAGCTTTTCAATCAGGTGATAGTCCTGCAAAGCCACCGGGCCGCGCGGGCCGGAAGTAAGGCTGTGCTGGTTTTCAGAAATGGGAATGCCTGCGGATGTTGTGAGTGTCTTTTTCATAAATTAACCTCGTGCGGGGATGAAGAAATGGGATAAAGCCTGCAGACGGCGCCAGAGGCGTGATCCTGGGGCGGGTGGTTCAGATTGAAGCTCATTGAACAGTCGCACCAGATCGTCGCGGCCAAAGGCTTCGGCAAAGCTCAAAGCAGTCTGCCCCTTGGGGTTGCGGGCATTCAGGTCGGCGCCGGCTCGGAGCAGCTGGCGGGCGATTTTGTCATGGCCCTTAAAAGCCACGCCCATAAGGATGGTATTGCCACTGTTGTCGCGCGAATTGACGTCGGCGCGACAGGAGATCAGCAGACTTACCAGGGAAAGGTGGCCATTATAGGCGGCCAGCATCAGCAGGGAGTGGCCCTTGTGGTTTTTCAAGTCGGGATTTCCCAGATTCTTCAGATAAGTCATTACCTGGCTGTAGTCATTTTGGCGAACGGCCTCAAAAACCGGGTCTTCGGTTTGTGCCGTCTTAAGATAGTCTGCCCACGTTCTCATAACACCTCTCTTGCTTTCACTAAGATCGGCGAAATGAAGGTATAAATCGAATCGATAATAAATATGAGAACTATCGATATTAACTATAAAGGCAAGGCTGGACCTAGGCTTCGGTCCTGTAGCCTTCGTCTGGGTATATAGCTAGAATGGATTCATGTCTTACACTCAGTTTGCGGTAGGTTTACGTCGATTTCTGAACAGTCCCACAAAAGTGGCGCTGGTTTGTTTGCTGATCTTTTCAGTTTCCATCGTTGTGAATGGAAATGCCTTCCGCCTGTGGGGTCTGCACCGTGATTTTGATAGAATCACATTTGAAATCCAGCAGACGCGTCAGAACATTGCGGCTCTGACCGGCCAACTTAAGCAGGCTAAGGACCCTTCCTTTATTGAGCGCCAGGCTCGCGATAAATTGGATCTGGCGGGCGAGCACGACCTGGTTTTTGTATTCCCTGAGCAATAGCCAATAACCCATCGCATTATCTAGTGTCTTCCGGGTATAATACAAATAGTATTCCTGCTCTATTCGGGGATACTTTTTGAAGTGATCCCAGGGGTTTATATGCTAGATAATAATATTCAGCAGCTTGATTGGAATAAAGAATCTCTCCGTGACCTCCGCCTGCGTTTGGGCTGGAGCCGATCCGATCTTGCCCGTCGTTTGCATTGTTCAATTGGTGACATCGAAGCTTGGGAAGAAGGACGCCGCTCTGTCGAGTCCTCCATCCGTGGCGATCTGGAGATCATTCTTCGTCAGGCGGAAGCTTGCAGCGATGAGGTCAAATACACTCCGGCTGCGGAAAACGAGCTGGATAAAAATGCCCTGGAACAAATCGATTTCACTCGCGTGAAAGCCGAATTGAAATAGGCATCAATCATCGACAATCAGGCCTGTGCGGTGTAGACCTTTGGTTTACATCCGGAGGCCTTCATGAAGAAAATCTACCTTATTGACGTCAGTGCCATGTTCTTTCGCGCCTTCTACGCGATTCGTGCCCTTTCGTCTCCAAGCGGAGTTCCGGTTAACGCCGTTTACGGCTTCCTTTCCATGATGATCAAACTTCTGAAAGAGGAAAAACCCGAGTATCTGGTTTTCTGCTATGACCGCAAAGAACCCTCTTTCCGAAAAACCATGTACGATGGCTACAAAGCTCACCGTACCGAGATGCCGGACGAACTGGCCCAACAAATCCCTTATATCAAAAGACTGGCAGACCTGCTGGGAGTTCCCGCATTTGAAGTCGAATCCTTCGAGGCCGATGACATCATCGGGACATTGACTAAATGGAGCCGTCGCAATGGCATGGAAGTGTTCATTGTCAGCGGCGATAAAGACTTCGGCCAGCTGATCGAAGACGGCGTCACGCTGTACGACACGATGAAGGGTGTTCGCTACAACGCTGAAGGTGTCTTTGAAAAGTGGGGTGTGCGCCCGGATCAGTTTATCGACTATCTGGCGATTGTGGGGGATGCTTCGGACAACGTTCCGGGCGTAAAGGGTGTCGGGGAAAAAGGCGCCATCAAGCTTTTGGAGCAGTTCAAACACGTCGAAGACATCTATGAAAATATCGACAAAGTTGAAAGCAAAAGCGTTCGTGAAAAGCTGATTGCCTCCAAAGACAATGCACTACTGTCCAAAAAGCTGGTGACTATTTCCTGCGACGTACCGATGCCGGATGACCTTGAGGCCTACAAACTCAAGCCGTTCAAGGCGGACGAACTGCGTGCCTTCCTGCATGAGCTGAATTTTAAATCCTTCGAAAAAAGTCTGTTTGGAACAGTGGACACGACTCCGGCAGCGGCGGCACCAGCGGCTCCGGCCGGTCCGTTGATCAAGACGGCAGCCCCCTCCGCGCCATTGAGTATTGCCGATGATGTCGCGCCGACCATCGTGATTGCCAAAGAAGAGCGTCAGTTCACTGAAAAAAGCATGACAACCCGCGAGCTGGCCGACTTCCTGGCGGAACACCAAAGCCTTTGGGGCTTTAGCGACATGCGTGGAGTCTTCATCGGAACTGAGTCCCAGATCATCCAGGTCCCTGATCATGAATATCTGGGGAAGTTGACCGACACTTTCCAAGTTCAATGGCATGGCTATGACCTGAAGTCCTTCTGGCACAAGATCGGAGCGAAAACTCCGGTGGCGGCCTGGGATTCCCAGTTGGCGGCTTATGTGTTGAAGGCCGGTGACACCTCCGATTTTGCCAAGATCTACACTCGCTTTATGGCCGATGTGTTGCCGGATTTGGCATCACCATCGCAGCTGTACAATGCTCAATTGAATTTTGCCACAACCCTGAAATCCCAGTTGCAGACCGTGCAGGGTGAAAAGGTTTATCAGGAACTGGATCTTCCATTGGCCCGTGTGCTTTTGTCCATGGAGCGTCTGGGGGTTCGCATCGACAAGGATCTTTTGGCCAAACAAAGTGAAGAGCTGGCGAAAGACATCGCAGAAATCGAAAAACAAATCCACGAAGCGGCAGGGGAGTCCTTTAACGTCGGAAGCCCGAAGCAGCTGGGCGTGATCCTGTTTGAAAAACTGGGCCTGCCTGCCGGGAAAAAAACAAAAACCGGCTATTCCACAGACGAAGAAGTGTTGTTGGGTCTGGAGCATCCGATTGCAAAACTGGTTTTGCAATGGCGTGAGATGTCCAAGCTGAAGTCCACTTACGTCGATGCCTTGCCAACCATGATTGATCCTAAAGACGAGCGCGTGCACACGAGCTTTAATCAGGCCCTGACCACCACGGGCCGTCTTTCCAGCACGCAGCCGAATTTGCAGAATATTCCAATTCGTACCGCGCGCGGCCAGCAGGTGCGCAAGGCGTTCATCGCGGCTCCGCGCATGAAGCTTCTGTCGGTGGATTATTCCCAGATTGAACTGCGCATCCTGGCGCATATTTCCGAAGACCCGAACTTGTGCAAAGCCTTTGCTGAAGACCTCGACATTCACGCGGCCACCGCAGCGGAAGTGTTTGGGGTGCCTTTGAAAGATGTGACTGCTGAACACCGTCGTTCTGCGAAGGCCGTGAACTTTGGAATTGCTTACGGTCAGGGGGCCTTCGGTCTGGCGGAAAACCTGGGTATTTCACGCACCGAAGCCAAGGATATTATCGAGCGCTATTTCAACCGCTTTAAAAACGTCCGCGAGTATATCGATGGCACCATCAAGATGGCTCACGAAAAAGGCTATGTTGAAACGCTGTTTGGACGCCGCCGTTATATCGACGAGCTTCAGTCCAAGAACATGGCTTTAAAAAAGTTCGGCGAGCGCGCCGCGATCAACGCCCCGATTCAGGGGACTGCCAGTGATCTGGTGAAAAAGGCGATGATCGAAGTGTTTGAAAAAGTGCCGGTGCGCATGCTGTTGCAGGTGCACGATGAATTGATCTTCGAGGATTTCGAGGAGAATCTGCAGAAACATTCCCCTCAGTTGGTTTCAATCATGGAAAACGTGATGAAGCTGAAAGTGCCGTTGAAGGTCAATTATGCGATCGGGAACAACTGGGACGAAGCTCACTAGGGCTTCGTCTTATTCAGTTTCCCAGCCAACCACGCGTCCGCCTTCAAAATACACATAACGTGTTTCTTTGCGGTAGCCTTCCGGGGCGGACACAAACTTCTGATATTTCCAGCGTTCATTTTTGTACAGAGGATTGCCCGAGACTTCGACACTCATCGGGTCCCCCCAGGATCTTTTGACATAATCCTGTGGCATTCCCACGGCGATATCCTGGGATTCGATCAAACCCTTCATTTCCTCCTGCGGAGCTTGAGATCGGTTCCACACGCTGTTGCGGTTCACCCAGGCCTGACGGCCTTCGATGGATGGGATGGACAGAACTTCGATTTTTTCTGCATCATTTTTAAGCCAAGGCAGGATCTTGGAGTACTGTTCGCGCTCTTTGCGCGAGGACAGGCTGCGTTCCAACTGGCGCAGTTGCTGACGGTCGCGAACGGCCTGCAGGTCACGACCACTCAAGGAAGCTGGGTCCAAACCCAACTCATACGCTGTCTGGCGAGTTTGGCGGTCATAGACAGCACGGTTGGAGTTGTCGCTATAGCGGACATCTTCCGGTGCCGGGGCATAGCCGCTGTCCGCGGAACGGTGAAGATGGGAACAACCACTCAAGGCCCCCAGGGCCACAATGACGGATACAAGGACTTTCATCAAAGATCTCTCCTGCAGTCTTAATGCTAGCCGATGGACTTCTGTTTATAAATTGTTCTTGCGACGTATTTGATTCCTTCCTTACAATCGTCTTGGGGGAATCGCATTGGCTGAACAGGAAAACACGACCAAGGTAGAGGAAGAGATCAAGGACGGCGCTCCGGAAGGGGAAGCTGAGGATTTGATGTCCCTTGAGTCCTTGGACTCTGCACTGGCGGAAGCAGACCCCGAGTTTGCTCAGTCGCTGAATGAAATCGGCCCCGATATGGCCGGTGATGCCTTGATTTACGAAGAAGGCATCGAGCTTGAATACACCCTCGCAGAAGAAGAAAAGCTGTGGCAGTCCGCGACCGGATTCCGGAAGAAGCTTTTGAAGATTCTGCCCTTCCTTCCGCGCATTTCCTATAAAGTAAAAATGAAGCGCACCGTGATGCGCTTAAGTTGGAGAAAGTTCAAAGAGCAGCTTCGTCATCGCATTGTGAATGGCGGACCGCTTCTGCTGGCGTGGGCGAAAAGAACTGCCCAGGGCTTTAGATCCGGCCTTGGCGAATTCATGGCGACCTTTAAGTCGTTTTCGCTGGTTAAAAAACTTGCATTGGTGGGCTTGCTGGTGGTGACGGCGGGGGCTGGTGTGGTGCTTTATCGTCTGGCCACGAAAGGTCTGATTCCTCAGCACGAGGATCTGTTCATTCATTCGATGGCGGACTGGTCCTCGCAGAAATATCAATACGATCCCAAAACCGAAGTGGAATCCTTCTATGACTCCACCCGTGCCGCGCAAAACGTGTTTCTGATGCAAAGAATGGTGGTGAATTTGCGCCGTTCCGCAGAGTCCGGCACCAATCCCATGGGGGCTTTTGAGTTCTATGTGGAAGGCGCGGCCTCTGATGTCGTTGTCGAAATCAAAGACCGCGAAGCGGAAGTGGAAGACCTGTTCCTGAGAACGATCGAGGAGATGACTTTCGATCAGGCCGCCTCAGGGGAGGGCAAACAAGAGCTTTGCGAACGTCTGCGCAAAGAAGTGAACAAGATCCTGACCAAGGGTTACGTGCGCCGGATCTTTATCAAAACCGCGATCGTTAAACCTTAAAGCTCGTGATATCGATGTCATAGTATTTCAAACGGTCATGCAGCGTGCTTTTGGGCATGCCCAGATCCTGAGCCGTTCTTCGCTGGTTTCCTTTATTCGCCTGCAGGCGTTTGATGATCATCTGTTTTTCAATCTCTTTAATCACCGGCATGTCGTTGCTGACGCGTTCTTCGGATTTTTCCAGAAGAGTTTTGTCCAGTAGCTTTTCAACGTGGTTTTCGGTGATGTGAATGCGCGGGTAAAGAGCCGCTGCGCGACTGACCAGATTTTTCAATTCACGAATATTCCCCGGCCATGGATGCTTTTTCAGTCGGGCAATGGCGCCGAATGAGAAGCGCACACGCATTTTGCGGGCAAAGGTGTAAAGCAGCTCTTCAAAGTCCTCCATGCGCAAAGCCAAAGCCGGTGGCGCCACCGACACCACATTCAGGCGGAAATAAAGATCCGACCGGAACAGACCTTCGCGGATTTTTTCAGACAGATTCTGGTGGGTGGCGGCGATGATGCGAACATCGGTGCGGACATTGCGATCCGCACCCACTGGGCGGATTTCGTTGTTTTCCAGGGCGCGCAGCAGTTTGGCCTGCAGGCTGTAGGAAAGATCCCCGATTTCATCCAGAAACAATGTGCCGCCGCGGGCGGCTTCAAAAGCCCCTTTGCGGTCGTTGATAGCGCCGGTGAAGCTGCCTTTCACGTGACCGAAAAGCTCACTTTCAATCAGGGTTTCGCTCAAGGCACTGCAGTTCACGCTGACGAACGGGCCCTTGTCGCGAAGGCTGTTTTCATGCAGAGCCTGGGCAATGACATCCTTGCCTGTTCCGGAAGGGCCCAGAATCAGGACCGGGAACTCGGTTTTGGCGACGTTGGAAAGAGCCTGCAGTTCTTCATTCCAGACATCGTTGCGACTTTTGATTGGGAAGGGGGTGGTGGTCTCTTCCTGGGTTAAGAACAGGAATTCCTGTTCCCCCAACCTGATGATGTCGCCTTCTTGCAGGAACGCTTCCATCACGCGGGCATCATTCACATAGGTGCCTTGCGGGGTGCGCAGATCGCGGATCAAATATGATTGATCTTTCTTTTCGATGCGAGCGTGGCGTTCCGCCACTTGTTCACCTTGGACCTGAATCTGGCACTGAGAGTCTTTGCCCAGGGTGACGAACTCCTGCAAAGACATGGTTTTGGGGTTTTCGTCCATTGTTTTCAAAAATGCTTGTGACATGGGGTCTCCTGCTTAAAAAGTGCCCACCTTTGTGGTGGGGAATGCGATGACCCACCACTTCAAGACTTTGACCGGGCTGGATTCGAATATAAGTGGGGCTCGGGCTTTTCGACTCGCCAAATTATCCTGCGACGGACTAGGTTCTCGGAATTGAGAAATGGGGGGAGCTCTGATAGTCTTGGCTATGCCAAAGACGATTCAGTTCATTAAAAGCGCCGTTCTGGAAAAAGACTTCCCTGTACACAAGAAAGCTGAAGTAGCCATCGCTGGCCGCTCCAATGCCGGAAAGTCGTCTTTCATCAATGCCCTGACCAAAAACAAGATTGCGAAAGTCAGCTCCACGCCGGGTAAAACCCGTCTGCTCAATTTCTTTGAGCTGGATCAGTCCTATGTGATGGTGGATATGCCGGGTTACGGCTTTGCGGCACGTTCCGGTGATGAAATGCGTGAATGGCACCGCATGATTGAAACTTATCTGATGAACCGTGAACAACTTCGTGGACTGCTTCTGGTGATGGACATCCGTCGCTCGTGGACTGAAGACGAAGAGCTTTTGAAAGAGTTCTCTGAACGTCGTGGTTTCCCGCTGGCTGTGGTGCTGACCAAAGCCGACAAAATGTCACGCAGTCAGATGCTGCAGGCGGTGGCGAAAGTGAAGAAGGCCTCGGGCCTGAGTGCCGTGTTTGGTGTGTCTGCCCTGAAAAAAGAGGGCCAGGACGCGGTTGAAGACTACATCTATGAAAATTGGATAAAAGAATGAAAATTGTCGGTGTGATCCCCGCTCGTTTTGGCTCTACACGCTTCCCCGGAAAACCCCTGGTGAACTTGAAAGGCCGCCCCCTGATTCAGTGGACGGTTGAAGGAGCCAAGAAGTCGAAACTTCTGAGCGAGGTGATTGTCGCCACCGATCACGAAGGCATCAAAGCCGCCGCCGAAGCTGTCGGTGTTAAAGTCGTCATGACGGACAGCGATCTTCCCACCGGAAGCGACCGAATCAATGCTGCCATTAAAGATGTTGCCTGTGATGTCGTTGTCAATATCCAGGGGGATGAACCGCTGGTGACCGGCGAGTTGATTGACCGCCTGGCGCAGGTGTTTGTCGATGATCCGAAAATGGACATGGCCACGCTGGCTCATCCGATCAGTGCTGAAGAGCTGCAATCCATGAACTCGGTGAAAGTTGTTGTGAACTGCCGTGACGAGGCTCTTTATTTCAGCCGCTATCCAATGCCTTATTCCCGTATGTCGGCACAAGAGGCCGGCAGCATGGATGGTTGTCTGAAACACATCGGCATGTATGCCTATTCCAGAAATTTTTTAAAACAGTTCTGCGAAGCTCCTCCGGCCCTCATTGAAAAAGCCGAGAGTCTGGAGCAGCTGCGCGCTCTGTATTTAGGTGCAAAAATCAAAGTAATCAGAGTCAAGGAAGCCAGTGTCGGGGTGGATACTCCCGAAGATCTGGCGCGACTCGAAAAACTCTTAAGCTCACAGGGGATGTAATGGCAAAGAGAAAGACCACCACAAAGAAGGTGTCGACAGCGAAGTCGACCAAGAAAACGTTGAAGCAAAAATTTATTTTTGTCACCGGGGGCGTTGTTTCCTCGATTGGCAAAGGACTGACAGCAGCCAGCCTTGGTGCTTTGCTGGAAGGCCGCGGTCACAAAGTGACCATCATGAAATTTGATCCTTATTTGAACGTGGATCCTGGCACAATGTCGCCATTGCAGCACGGTGAAGTTTATGTGACTGAAGATGGGGCGGAAACCGATCTGGATCTGGGGCACTATGAGCGTTTCACATCCGCTTTGATGAACCGCTCAAACTCTGTTTCCACCGGTCAGATCTATGACACGGTTTTGAACCGCGAGCGTCGCGGGGACTACCTGGGTGGCACTGTGCAGGTCATTCCGCACATCACGGAAGAAATCAAAGCTCGTATCTATGAAGCCGCTCAGGGCAGTGAAATCATTCTGGTTGAAATCGGCGGGACAGTCGGGGATATCGAAAGTCAGCCGTTCCTGGAAGCCATTCGTCAGATGCGTATCGATGTGGGTCAGGAAAACTCTGTGCTGGTGCATGTGACTTATGTGCCGTACATCGCGGCGGCGGGTGAATTGAAATCCAAGCCGACTCAGCACTCAGTGAAAGAGCTGCGTGAAATCGGTTTGCAACCCGACTTCCTGGTCTGCCGCAGTGAAAAAGTCATTGATGACAATCTGAAGGCCAAAATCGGTCTGTTCTGTTCCGTGAAACCGGAAAATGTTATCGCCGCTCAGGACAGTCGTTTTATCTATGAAGTCCCTCTGGCTTTGCACAGAGAAAAGCTGGATGAACTGATCGTGGCACGTCTGGGCCTTTCTGCTGGCAAGTTGAACATGAAAGGCTGGCAGAATCTGGTGAAGATTCTGGGGAACCCAAGTCATACTGTGAAAATCGGCGTGGTTGGCAAGTATGTCGATTTGAAGGAATCCTACAAATCCCTGCATGAAGCCTTGGTTCACGGTGGCGTTGCCAACAATGCCCGCGTGGAAATCATTTACGTGGATTCCGAAAAGGTCACCGACAAGACTGTGCACTCTTTATTGGGCAAGGTCGACGGCATTCTGGTGCCGGGGGGCTTCGGCACCCGTGGTGTGGAAGGCAAGATCACTGCCATCAAGTATGCCCGTGAAAAGCGGGTTCCATTCTTCGGTATCTGTTTTGGTATGCAATTGTCGGCGATTGAGTTTGCGCGCAACGTGTGTGGTATCAAAGATGCCACCAGCCGTGAATTCCATGCTGAAAACAAACGCACTGGCAACTTCGTGATTGATTCCATGGCCGAGCAGCGCGGAGTGATCAACAAGGGTGGCACCATGCGCCTGGGCGCTTTCCCATGCGCTATTGCCTCCGGCTCGCGCGCCTATCAGGTGTACAAGGCGTCGTCCATTATGGAACGTCACCGTCACCGTTTTGAGTTCAACAACAAGTATAAAGACTTGTTTGAAAAGAACGGCATGATGGCTTCCGGTATCTGCAAAGAACGTGACCTGGTCGAGATTGTGGAACTTCCTGATCACCCATGGTTTGTCGGCGTGCAGTTCCATCCGGAATTCAAATCAAAGCCCTTGGCTCCGCACCCTCTCTTCGTGCATTTTGTTAAAGCAAGCCTGAAGAAGAAGTAAGAAAGGTTCGTTAGAATATGTCCAAAGTTATTCAACAGGGTCTGAAAGTTCTAGAGGTTGAGGCCCAGGCCATTCTGGCATTGAAAGAGCGCCTTGGGGACTCTTTTGAACAAGTGGTGAAGATGATCACAGCCTGTGACGGCAAAATCGTTCTGACGGGCATGGGTAAATCCGGCCAGATCGCCAGAAAGCTTGCCAGCACTTTTTCTTCCACCGGAACTCCGGCGGTGTTTCTGCATCCGGCAGAAAGCTCGCACGGGGATTTGGGCCTTGTTGAAAACAACGATGTGGTGATTGCGCTGTCTTATGGCGGTGAGTCCCCTGAGTTCGCAGGCATCTTAAGATTTGTTTCCCGCAAAGGCATTCCTTTGATCGCGATCACCGGCAAACCGGAATCGTCATTGGCGAAAGCCGCTCAAGTCACTTTGAATGTTCATGTGTCAGAAGAAGCTTGTCCATTGGGTCTTGCACCCACGGCCAGCAGTACAGCGACCCTGGCAATGGGCGACGCTGTGGCAATGGCGGTGATGGCGGAAAAAGGCTTCAGCTCTGAAGACTTTGCTGAATTTCATCCCGGCGGCAGTCTGGGGTATC encodes:
- the polA gene encoding DNA polymerase I, which translates into the protein MKKIYLIDVSAMFFRAFYAIRALSSPSGVPVNAVYGFLSMMIKLLKEEKPEYLVFCYDRKEPSFRKTMYDGYKAHRTEMPDELAQQIPYIKRLADLLGVPAFEVESFEADDIIGTLTKWSRRNGMEVFIVSGDKDFGQLIEDGVTLYDTMKGVRYNAEGVFEKWGVRPDQFIDYLAIVGDASDNVPGVKGVGEKGAIKLLEQFKHVEDIYENIDKVESKSVREKLIASKDNALLSKKLVTISCDVPMPDDLEAYKLKPFKADELRAFLHELNFKSFEKSLFGTVDTTPAAAAPAAPAGPLIKTAAPSAPLSIADDVAPTIVIAKEERQFTEKSMTTRELADFLAEHQSLWGFSDMRGVFIGTESQIIQVPDHEYLGKLTDTFQVQWHGYDLKSFWHKIGAKTPVAAWDSQLAAYVLKAGDTSDFAKIYTRFMADVLPDLASPSQLYNAQLNFATTLKSQLQTVQGEKVYQELDLPLARVLLSMERLGVRIDKDLLAKQSEELAKDIAEIEKQIHEAAGESFNVGSPKQLGVILFEKLGLPAGKKTKTGYSTDEEVLLGLEHPIAKLVLQWREMSKLKSTYVDALPTMIDPKDERVHTSFNQALTTTGRLSSTQPNLQNIPIRTARGQQVRKAFIAAPRMKLLSVDYSQIELRILAHISEDPNLCKAFAEDLDIHAATAAEVFGVPLKDVTAEHRRSAKAVNFGIAYGQGAFGLAENLGISRTEAKDIIERYFNRFKNVREYIDGTIKMAHEKGYVETLFGRRRYIDELQSKNMALKKFGERAAINAPIQGTASDLVKKAMIEVFEKVPVRMLLQVHDELIFEDFEENLQKHSPQLVSIMENVMKLKVPLKVNYAIGNNWDEAH
- a CDS encoding cupin domain-containing protein, which gives rise to MISGALGAQGLFISHEILEPGKSSSAPHFHNGTDEVVFVTKGSVVAKEGSEELILLVGDSACFKAQSGLPHFISNQSSEVAEFVLIRSRLDQSDVVYG
- a CDS encoding sigma 54-interacting transcriptional regulator — protein: MSQAFLKTMDENPKTMSLQEFVTLGKDSQCQIQVQGEQVAERHARIEKKDQSYLIRDLRTPQGTYVNDARVMEAFLQEGDIIRLGEQEFLFLTQEETTTPFPIKSRNDVWNEELQALSNVAKTEFPVLILGPSGTGKDVIAQALHENSLRDKGPFVSVNCSALSETLIESELFGHVKGSFTGAINDRKGAFEAARGGTLFLDEIGDLSYSLQAKLLRALENNEIRPVGADRNVRTDVRIIAATHQNLSEKIREGLFRSDLYFRLNVVSVAPPALALRMEDFEELLYTFARKMRVRFSFGAIARLKKHPWPGNIRELKNLVSRAAALYPRIHITENHVEKLLDKTLLEKSEERVSNDMPVIKEIEKQMIIKRLQANKGNQRRTAQDLGMPKSTLHDRLKYYDIDITSFKV
- a CDS encoding catalase produces the protein MKKTLTTSAGIPISENQHSLTSGPRGPVALQDYHLIEKLAHFNRERIPERVVHAKGSGAYGTFTVTHDITRFTKAAIFSKIGKKTEAFLRFSTVAGEKGSADTERDPRGFALKFYTEEGNWDIVGNNTPVFFERDPLKFPDFIHSQKRDPQTGYKNPVRMWDYWSKAPEALHQITILFSDRGIPDGYRFMNGYGSHTFSFINDKNERVWVKFHFKSMQGIKNLPVAKAVELAGTDPDYAGRDLFEAIERKEFPRWALKVQIMTERQAEQFRFDPFDLTKVWPHSEFPLLDVGILELNRNPENYFAEVEQAAFSPSNVPPGVGFSPDKMLQGRLFAYPDAQRYRLGVNYQYLPVNRPHSEVNSYHRDGSMRFDGNGGRQDNYEPNGFGGPVQNESFKDPALNLSGTLDRHDSHKDNDDFTQAGNLYRMLSEEEKDRLTSNIAGTMKTISEDLQTKNIEHFKRCDPDYGGRIAAKLGLD
- a CDS encoding helix-turn-helix domain-containing protein is translated as MLDNNIQQLDWNKESLRDLRLRLGWSRSDLARRLHCSIGDIEAWEEGRRSVESSIRGDLEIILRQAEACSDEVKYTPAAENELDKNALEQIDFTRVKAELK
- a CDS encoding flagellar basal body-associated FliL family protein — its product is MAEQENTTKVEEEIKDGAPEGEAEDLMSLESLDSALAEADPEFAQSLNEIGPDMAGDALIYEEGIELEYTLAEEEKLWQSATGFRKKLLKILPFLPRISYKVKMKRTVMRLSWRKFKEQLRHRIVNGGPLLLAWAKRTAQGFRSGLGEFMATFKSFSLVKKLALVGLLVVTAGAGVVLYRLATKGLIPQHEDLFIHSMADWSSQKYQYDPKTEVESFYDSTRAAQNVFLMQRMVVNLRRSAESGTNPMGAFEFYVEGAASDVVVEIKDREAEVEDLFLRTIEEMTFDQAASGEGKQELCERLRKEVNKILTKGYVRRIFIKTAIVKP
- a CDS encoding ankyrin repeat domain-containing protein; the encoded protein is MRTWADYLKTAQTEDPVFEAVRQNDYSQVMTYLKNLGNPDLKNHKGHSLLMLAAYNGHLSLVSLLISCRADVNSRDNSGNTILMGVAFKGHDKIARQLLRAGADLNARNPKGQTALSFAEAFGRDDLVRLFNELQSEPPAPGSRLWRRLQALSHFFIPARG
- a CDS encoding septum formation initiator family protein, translating into MSYTQFAVGLRRFLNSPTKVALVCLLIFSVSIVVNGNAFRLWGLHRDFDRITFEIQQTRQNIAALTGQLKQAKDPSFIERQARDKLDLAGEHDLVFVFPEQ